From the Quercus lobata isolate SW786 chromosome 6, ValleyOak3.0 Primary Assembly, whole genome shotgun sequence genome, one window contains:
- the LOC115995042 gene encoding transcription factor bHLH93-like, translated as MELTQHGFLEELLAPRRDTWSAFSNGVNELFPNGWNFDALEENPVLATPTAPPFLGFSTPTGPSFDCPFSDQAYPFLDGFTEIDSSYTKNEKPLPFLSQEDYPSMVEDEELGFLGCENLSLQDRNSSGCKVEMEVMEQAADIPGFNMGFCGEKKSKSKKLEGQPSKNLMAERRRRKRLNDRLSMLRSIVPKISKMDRTSILGDTIDYMKELLERINKLQEEETEESKNQLNLMAISKELKPNEVLVRNSPKFDVERKDMDTRIGICCAAKPGLLLSTVHTIEALGLEIQQCVISCFNDFSMHASCSEGAEQQTFVSSEDIKQALFRNAGYGGRCL; from the exons aTGGAGCTCACACAACATGGTTTCTTGGAGGAGTTGCTGGCTCCAAGAAGAGACACTTGGAGTGCTTTTTCTAATGGAGTGAACGAGTTGTTCCCTAATGGGTGGAACTTCGATGCCTTAGAAGAGAACCCAGTTTTGGCTACTCCAACAGCTCCTCCATTTCTAGGATTCTCCACACCAACAGGACCCAGCTTTGACTGTCCTTTTAGTGACCAAGCTTACCCTTTTCTTGATGGATTCACAGAGATTGATTCATCATACacaaagaatgaaaaaccaCTCCCATTTCTATCCCAAGAAGATTATCCATCGATGGTGGAGGATGAAGAGCTTGGTTTTCTTGGCTGTGAAAATCTCAGTTTGCAAGACAGAAATAGTTCTGGCTGCAAAGTTGAGATGGAAGTCATGGAACAAGCTGCTGATATTCCAGGTTTCAACATGGGTTTCTGTGGAGAGAAAAAGAGTAAGTCTAAGAAGTTAGAAGGGCAGCCCTCAAAGAATCTAATggcagaaagaagaagaaggaagcgCTTAAATGACCGCCTTTCTATGCTCAGATCAATAGTTCCTAAGATAAGCAAG ATGGACAGAACATCTATACTCGGAGACACCATAGATTACATGAAAGAGCTCCTGGAAAGAATCAATAAATTGCAAGAAGAAGAAACGGAAGAGTCTAAAAATCAGCTTAACTTAATGGCCATCTCCAAGGAGCTAAAGCCAAATGAAGTATTGGTGAGAAATTCCCCAAAG TTTGATGTGGAGAGGAAAGACATGGATACCCGGATTGGTATATGCTGTGCAGCTAAGCCAGGATTGTTGCTATCAACAGTGCACACCATTGAAGCACTAGGCCTTGAGATTCAACAATGTGTTATAAGCTGCttcaatgatttttcaatgcATGCTTCTTGTTCTGAG GGAGCTGAGCAGCAAACATTTGTGAGTTCTGAAGACATAAAGCAAGCATTGTTTAGAAACGCAGGTTATGGAGGAAGATGTCtgtag
- the LOC115993994 gene encoding uncharacterized protein LOC115993994: protein MKQDHEVFVKMPERTPIVSTEQPRSLRRSPRFLRHKNTPEPQQPTSLRKSPRLHGKRITSEPEDLKTPKTNSRNNRFLSSPPESKKYPEKSSKKLSKSACGSRNLRNFSSGLRRSPRLNSCAEVFRSLRRSPRFTNQQNMVDARVDCEEKVSMKTRKSDVGNMSSGSREASKLNGSVEEVVGHRRSQRVSNQRNVVYEHMEESGSGTSLDEVDLTDDEKSLDEVDLTDDEKADKVVNSCEQIVRKRERRTRRSSISPEAVIVEGEERMAKDIGKNRKRKRDEEDGGMTKEWTKEQELALQRAYFVAKPTPNFWKKVSKLVPGKSAQECFDKVHSDNLTPLQPQPRLRTKKSESSPIHNFSLSESKLLKPMVKRLSCNKQKARPGRKIFRHLIQKHYFVDQDYEADLFSVLEPNMDPSTQAIQPGVILSTPMQSSGKQGFLKKCHERPSSHKKPLSRLSGSSLTTLASPPVLKQVKNRVLHDKYIDQLHCREVKRKAASARARKFFIVKEDRKDIPVQNIDVVRAAKNALASDARDVISQYQHLQANVMSNSDSNDDDSVDSDDDESEDGT, encoded by the exons ATGAAACAAGACCAtgaagtgtttgtgaaaatgccagAGAGAACCCCGATTGTCAGCACCGAGCAACCCAGGAGTCTCCGCAGATCTCCGAGATTTCTCCGCCATAAGAACACTCCAGAACCACAGCAGCCCACGAGTCTCAGAAAATCTCCGAGACTTCACGGGAAAAGAATAACCTCAGAACCCGAAGATCTAAAAACTCCCAAGACCAACTCCAGAAACAACAGGTTTCTCAGCTCTCCGCCAGAAAGCAAAAAATACCCAGAAAAATCTTCAAAGAAATTGAGTAAATCCGCTTGTGGGTCGAGAAATTTGAGGAATTTTAGTTCTGGGTTGAGGAGATCTCCAAGGTTGAATAGTTGCGCAGAAGTGTTTCGGAGTCTTAGACGGTCTCCGAGGTTTACTAATCAGCAAAATATGGTTGATGCACGCGTAGATTGTGAGGAGAAAGTTTCAATGAAAACAAGGAAATCTGATGTTGGGAATATGAGTTCTGGGTCGAGGGAGGCTTCAAAATTGAATGGTAGTGTTGAGGAAGTTGTAGGGCATAGACGATCTCAGAGGGTTTCTAATCAACGAAATGTTGTTTATGAACATATGGAAGAGAGTGGCAGTGGTACGTCTTTGGATGAAGTGGATTTAACAGATGATGAAAAGTCTTTGGATGAAGTGGATTTAACAGATGATGAAAAAGCTGACAAGGTTGTGAATTCTTGTGAACAAATTGTGAGGAAACGTGAGAGGAGGACAAGGAGGAGCTCTATTAGTCCGGAAGCGGTTATTGTGGAAGGCGAAGAGAGGATGGCTAAGGACATTGGGAAAAACAGGAAGCGAAAGCGAGATGAGGAAGATGGTGGGATGACTAAGGAGTGGACAAAGGAACAAGAATTGGCCTTGCAAAGAGCCTATTTTGTGGCAAAGCCAACACCCAATTTCTGGAAGAAAGTTTCCAAACTg GTGCCAGGAAAGTCTGCACAGGAGTGCTTTGATAAAGTTCACTCTGACAATTTAACCCCACTTCAACCTCAGCCTCgattaaggactaaaaaatcagAGTCTTCTCCCATtcataatttttctctttcagaAAGTAAATTGCTTAAGCCGATGGTTAAAAGGTTGAGTTGCAATAAACAGAAGGCTCGTCCTGGACGAAAAATTTTCAGACACTTGATACAAAAGCATTATTTTGTGGACCAGGATTATGAGGCAGATCTATTTTCAGTACTTGAGCCCAATATGGATCCATCTACTCAAGCTATTCAGCCGGGTGTTATACTTTCCACTCCAATGCAGTCTTCAGGAAAACAAGGATTTCTTAAAAAGTGCCATGAGAGACCTTCAAGCCATAAAAAGCCCCTTTCTAGATTAAGTGGCTCATCGTTGACAACCCTTGCTAGTCCCCCAGTACTGAAGCAGGTCAAAAACAGGGTCTTACATGATAAGTATATTGACCAATTACATTGCAGGGAAGTTAAAAGAAAAGCAGCATCAGCACGGGCACGCAAGTTCTTTATCGTTaaagaggatagaaaagataTCCCTGTTCAGAATATTGACGTTGTTAGGGCTGCAAAGAATGCCTTGGCATCTGATGCAAGAGATGTTATCAGTCAGTATCAACACTTACAAGCTAATGTCATGAGCAACTCTGATTCCAATGATGATGATAGTGTTGATAGCGATGATGATGAAAGTGAAGATGGAACTTAG